A single region of the Eulemur rufifrons isolate Redbay chromosome 8, OSU_ERuf_1, whole genome shotgun sequence genome encodes:
- the LOC138389077 gene encoding sperm head and tail associated protein-like — MPSPPPPPPPPLLQPPIRPVRCSFEPSSPQLPERAYCHGPNLPGSAPPSPYFDRSSRLGSPPPRQRSPHCSWISPPRIPRPCPRGPYVDQHTYICCCNGYPSVLGTSLVTSPTLTHQPPGTSPVTSPQLTHIPLESGPVVSPPLIQKSQGTCLMISPPPTHRTLGTCLTMSPPLAHRPVETRPTVSPTLSHRVVETELMMSPVISHWSKGRSYNDPPVSTTCSPPTDSLYHGCLKPADSGKPKPQLDLPLEKNCCGLPSQAGVSGSPSLPQESTYHYSHLSSDSYIPAPGSPHCAIRLPPGSTGSPCSLQSQASEKPCFESLFSWEAGGNSYVLLTPGTTISGPRCSQDCPYSALSFPSPLGNQFISLRQSPPTRSYNEPPLPTPVSPQVKSPKSSELRESCTPHKCHSLVNTPQHTPSGQPKCPKASTSPPPPSRPSVLSGPSCVEPSIIIPSNCCPKEFPPGPPLPTVVPRTLKTILPTCLPLRLPCDPVFPNSYAQSSPRGPLIRSPCNTHVYSVVPSTPHHCPVSDSLNHSTGPTQCHNHAIVPPCGTCSTPRGPPQSYCQPVVPPCSTHIYSFIPLRTPFDPQNLPIGPRARTCPDTIPCGFHTYSVVCPDSCKEPPRVPYSCPLPSCKDSRCSPDPSCSLTIIRECRSSDSQSKIISRSQSPHLNRSQSQSSSPHRNTSQGEILQIDRSRGKSKSPHHGKNRKRSKSPRNGRRQGQNNSPHHSRSQSKSPHRHHHDRSHRSKSPRHNKK, encoded by the coding sequence ATGCCCTCTCCGCccccgcctcccccacctccactcctCCAACCTCCCATACGCCCAGTGAGATGTTCTTTTGAACCCTCTTCTCCCCAACTCCCTGAAAGGGCCTACTGCCATGGGCCCAACCTCCCGGGTTCTGCCCCTCCAAGCCCTTATTTTGACCGGTCTAGCCGCCTGGGCTCACCACCTCCCCGTCAGCGGAGCCCTCATTGCAGCTGGATTAGTCCCCCAAGAATCCCACGCCCCTGTCCTCGAGGCCCTTACGTTGACCAGCATACTTACATCTGTTGCTGTAATGGATACCCTTCAGTTTTGGGAACCAGCCTGGTGACTTCTCCTACCCTCACTCATCAGCCCCCAGGAACCAGCCCGGTGACCTCCCCTCAGCTCACTCATATACCCTTGGAAAGTGGCCCCGTGGTTTCACCTCCCCTCATTCAAAAGTCCCAGGGAACTTGCCTCATGATTTCGCCGCCTCCTACCCATAGGACCCTGGGAACTTGCCTCACAATGTCACCTCCCCTTGCTCACCGGCCAGTGGAAACTAGACCTACAGTCTCCCCAACCTTATCTCACAGAGTTGTGGAAACTGAGCTGATGATGTCACCTGTGATCTCTCACTGGTCCAAAGGGAGAAGTTATAATGACCCTCCTGTTTCCACAACATGTTCCCCACCTACTGACAGCCTTTACCATGGCTGTCTTAAGCCTGCAGACTCTGGCAAACCTAAACCACAGCTTGACCTGCCCCTTGAGAAAAATTGTTGTGGCCTCCCTTCGCAGGCAGGCGTGTCTGGCTCTCCCAGCTTACCTCAGGAGAGCACTTATCATTACTCTCATCTTTCGTCAGATTCCTACATACCTGCCCCTGGAAGTCCTCACTGTGCCATCCGACTGCCCCCTGGGAGTACTGGTTCTCCTTGCTCACTCCAGTCCCAGGCTTCTGAAAAGCCTTGCTTTGAGTCCCTTTTCTCCTGGGAGGCTGGTGGGAACTCTTATGTCCTCCTAACCCCAGGCACCACAATTTCTGGCCCCCGCTGTTCCCAGGACTGTCCTTATTCTGCCCTATCCTTCCCTTCACCCCTGGGCAACCAGTTTATATCTTTACGCCAGTCACCTCCAACCAGAAGCTACAACgaaccccctctccccaccccagtttCCCCCCAAGTGAAGTCTCCTAAATCTTCAGAGTTAAGAGAGTCATGTACTCCCCACAAGTGTCACTCCCTAGTCAATACTCCCCAGCACACCCCTTCTGGCCAGCCCAAGTGCCCTAAGGCCAGTacctctcctccacctccctctcGCCCCTCTGTCCTTTCTGGTCCTTCTTGTGTGGAGCCATCCATTATAATTCCTTCAAATTGCTGCCCCAAAGAATTTCCCCCAGGGCCTCCCTTACCCACTGTGGTCCCTAGAACCCTCAAAACCATTCTCCCCACTTGCCTTCCCCTCCGCCTTCCTTGTGATCCTGTCTTTCCAAATAGTTATGCTCAGAGCAGCCCCCGTGGGCCCCTCATAAGATCCCCCTGTAATACCCATGTATATTCTGTggttccctccaccccccatcaCTGCCCAGTCTCTGATTCCCTCAATCACTCCACAGGCCCCACTCAGTGTCATAACCATGCCATAGTGCCCCCTTGTGGCACCTGTAGCACTCCCAGGGGCCCACCCCAATCCTACTGCCAGCCTGTGGTGCCTCCTTGTTCTACCCACATCTATTCTTTTATACCTTTGAGAACACCCTTTGACCCCCAAAATTTACCCATTGGCCCCCGGGCCCGCACCTGCCCTGACACTATCCCCTGTGGCTTCCATACCTACTCTGTGGTCTGTCCTGACTCTTGCAAAGAGCCCCCCCGGGTTCCCTACAGCTGCCCTTTGCCTTCATGCAAGGATTCCAGGTGTAGTCCTGATCCCAGCTGTAGTTTGACTATTATTCGTGAATGCCGGAGTAGTGACAGCCAGAGCAAGATCATCTCTCGAAGCCAGAGTCCTCATCTGAACAGAAGTCAGAGCCAGAGCAGTAGTCCTCACCGAAACACAAGTCAGGGCGAGATTCTCCAAATTGACAGAAGTCGGGGCAAGAGCAAGAGTCCCCACCATGGCAAAAATCGCAAACGGAGCAAGAGTCCCCGAAATGGCAGAAGACAAGGCCAGAACAACAGTCCCCATCATAGCAGGAGCCAGAGTAAGAGTCCCCATCGTCACCACCATGACAGAAGTCATCGGAGCAAGAGTCCTCGCCATAACAAGAAATGA